The nucleotide sequence tttgtgtgtgtgtgtgggtgtatgtgtgtgtgtttgtgtgtgtgtgtgggtgtgtgtgtgtttgtgtgtgtgggtgtggttacATTTTGTCCTCCAAAATACATTTCTGAACATTCTCATGaatcagtatttaaaagtgtctgaatgtgtgtgtagaagtgaataaagtcactaagccttaattcttcttctttcaggtcaccaTGGCTGAAGCTGTGGAGAAACACCAGAGggatgtggagaccatccatcagctggagaaggagaagtctgacctgacagaaaaggtggagactctgagagagacagtggaggaCATGGGGGACCAGCTCTTTGAGTGtaacagagagtgtgatgagttaATGAGCGTAAGTGAGAAAATAAAACCTTGCattaatcagatcctttatcaataccaagaggactttaattctgtttaagggTTAAGAGCTCGAATTTACTCCTCTtgtgctccatgtgtgtgttttaggagcgAGAGACTCGCAACATCCTCCAAgcagagaaagatgagatgaagaagaccatcactcagatggaggaggagaaagatgagatgaagaagactctAAGTCACATGGaggagttactgaaggtaaacatttctcctCACGAatctgctggtgtgtgtgtgggggggtgtgtgtgtgtgtgggggggtgtgtgtttgtgtgtgtgtgggtggttacattttgtcctccaaaatacatttttgaagATTCTCATGaatcagtatttaaaagtgtctgaatgtgtgtgtagaagtgaaaaGTCACTACGCCTTAAttgttcttctttcaggtcaccatggctgaagctgaggagaaacatcagaaggatgtagagaccatccatcagctggagaaggagaagtctgacctgacagaaaaggtgaagactctgagagagacagtggaggaACTGGGGAACCAGCTCACTGAGACACATGTGCAGTGTGATGAGCTCACGGATGTAAGTGACTAAAACCTTGCACTAAGCAGCTCCATTAGTGACAGTATGAGGACTTTAATTGTGTTTAAGGGTTAAGAGCTCGAATTTACGCCTCTtgtgctccatgtgtgtgttttaggagtgtgagagagagcgagagactcACAACATCCTCCAAGCAGAGAacgatgagatgaagaagaccatcactgagatgaaggaggagaaagatgagatgaagaagactctAAGTCACATAGaggagttactgaaggtaaacatttctcctCACGAatctgctggtgtgtgtgtgtgtgtgtatgtgtgtgtgtatgtggtgtgtgtgtgtgtgtgtttcctcatatttcagggacattttgtccttttccctacaatacatttagactgttctcatgagtaatgagtcagtatttaaaagtgtctgaatgtgtgtgtagaagtgaataaagtcactaagccttaattgttcttctttcaggtcaccatggctgaagctgaggagaaccatcagaaggatgtggagaccatccatcagctggagaaggagaagtctgACCTGACAAAAAAGGTGAAGactctgagagagacagtggaggaACTGGGGAACCAGCTCACTGAGACACATGTGCAGTGTGATGAGCTCACGGATGTAAGTGACTAAAACCTTGCACTAAGCAGCTCCATTAGTGACAGTATGAGGACTTTAATTGTGTTTAAGGGTTAAGAGCTCGAATTTACACCTCTtgtgctccatgtgtgtgttttaggagtgtgagagagagcgagagactcACAGCATCCTCCAAGCAGAGAacgatgagatgaagaagaccatcactgagatgaaggaggagaaagatgagatgaagaagactctAAGTCACATGGaggagttactgaaggtaaacatttctcctCACGAatctgctggtgtgtgtgtgtgtgtgtgtgtgtgtgtgtgtgtgtgtgtgtgtgtgtgtgtgtgtgtgtgtgtgtgtgtgtgtgtgtgtgtgtgtgtgggtgtgtgtgtgtgtgtgtgtgtgtgtttgtgtgtgtgtgtgtgtgtgggtgggtggttacATTTTGTCCTCCACAATACATTTCTGAACATTCTCATGaatcagtatttaaaagtgtctgaatgtgtgtgtagaagtgaataaagtcactaagccttaattcttcttctttcaggtcaccatggctgaagctgaggagaaacatcagaaggatgtagagaccatccatcagctggaggaggagaagtctGACCTGACAGACCAATTaaagacactgagagagacagtggaagAGCTGGGGAACCAGCTCCTCGAATctaacagagagtgtgatgagttaATGAGCGTAAGTGAGAAAATAAAACCTTGCattaatcagatcctttatcaataccaagaggactttaattctgtttaagggTTAAGAGCTCGAATTTACGCCTCTtgtgctccatgtgtgtgttttaggagcgAGAGACTCACAACATCCTCCAAgcagagaaagatgagatgaagaagaccatcactcagatggaggaggagaaagatgagatgaagaagaccatcactcagatggaggaggagaaagatgagatgaagaagaccatcactcagatggaggaggagaaagatgagatgaagactCTAAGTCATATGGaggagttactgaaggtaaacatttctcctCACGAatctgctggtgtgtgtgtgtgtgtgtgtttgtgtgtgtttgtgtgtgtgtgtttgtgtgtgtgtgtgtgtgtgtgtgtgtgtgtgtgtgtgtttgtgtgtgtgtgtttgtgtgtgtgtgtgtgtgtgtgtgtttgtgtgtgtgtgtttgtgtgtgtgtgtgtgtgtgtgtttgtgtgtgtctgtgtgtgtgtttgtgtttgtgtgtgtttgtgtgtgtttgtgtgtgtgtgtgtgtatttcctcatatttcggggacattttgtccttttccctacaatacatttagactgttctcatgagtaatgagtcagtatttaaaagtgtctgaatgtgtgtgtagaagtgaataaagtcactaagccttaattcttcttctttcaggatgctctggctgaagctgaggagaaccatcagaaagatgtggagaccatccatcagctggagaaggagaagtctgACCTGACAGACCAATTaaagacactgagagagacagtggaggaGCTGGGGAACATGCTCCTCGAATctaacagagagtgtgatgagttaataaacgtaagtgagaaaataaaaccttgcattaatcagatcctttatcaataccaagaggactttaattctgtttaagggTTAAGAGCTCGAATTTACGCCTCTtgtgctccatgtgtgtgttttaggagcgAGAGACTCACAACATCCTCCAAgcagagaaagatgagatgaagaagaccatcactcagatggaggaggagaaagatgagatgaagaagaccatcactcagatggaggaggagaaagatgagatgaagaagaccatcactcagatggaggaggagaaagatgagatgaagaagaccatcactcagatggaggaggagaaagatgagatgaagaagaccatcactcagatggaggaggagaaagatgagatgaagaaaaccatcactcagatggaggaggagaaagatgagatgaagaagaccatcactcagatggaggaggagaaagatgagatgaagaagaccatcactcagatggaggaggagaaagatgagatgaagaagaccatcactcagatggaggaggagaaagatgagatgaagaagaccatcactcagatggaggaggagaaagatgagatgaagaagactctgATTTACATGGaggagttactgaaggtaaacatttctcctTATGAATCTGCTattgtgggtgtgggtgtgtgtgtgtgtgtgtgtgtgtgggtgtgtgtgtgtgtgtgtgtgtgtgtgtggttacatTTTGTCCTCCACAATACATTTCTGAACATTCTCatgagtcagtatttaaaagtgtctgaatgtgtgtgtagaagtgaataaagtcactaagccttaatcCTTGTTCTTTCAGGTCATTGCAGCTGAAGCAGTGAAGAACATCACGGGGCTGGATAAGGAGAATGATCGTATGAAGACAATCATCATTGAGCTacaggaggagaaagatgagatgaagatgacTCTGAGTCAGAAGGAGGAGATAATGAAGGTAAACGTTTCTTCTGAATCTGCTACTCTGAACATTCTCATGaatcagtatttaaaagtgtctgaatgtgtgtgtagaagtgaataaagtcactaagccttaatcCTTGTTCTTTCAGGTCACcatggctgaagctgaggagaaacatcagaaggatgtggagaccatccatcagctggagaaggagaagtctgacctgacagaaaaggtggagactctgagagagacagtggaggaACTGGGGAACCAGCTCACTGAGACACATGTGCAGTGTGATGAGCTCACGGATGTAAGTGACTAAAACCTTGCACTAAGCAGCTCCATTAGTGACAGTATgaggactttaattctgtttaagggTTAAGAGCTCGAATTTACGCCTCTtgtgctccatgtgtgtgttttaggagcgaaagactcctgtgtgtgtgtgtgtgtgtttgtgtgtgtgtgtgtgtgtgtttgtgtgtgtttgtgtgtgtgtgtgtgtgtttgtgtgtgtttgtttgtgtgtgtgtttgtttgtgtgtgtgtgtgtgtgtgtgtttgtgtgtgtgtgtgtttgtgtgtgtgtgtgtgtttgtgtgtgtgtgtgtttgtgtgtgtgtgtgtgtgtttgtgtgtgtttgtttgtgtgtgtgtgtgtttgtgtgtgtttgtgtgtgtttgtgttttgtgtgtgtgtgtgtgtgtttttgtttgtgtgtgtgtttgtgtgtttgtttgtgtgtgtgtgtttgtgtgtgtgtttgtatgtgtgtgtgtttgtgtatgtgtgtgtgtttgtgtgtgtgtgtgtgtttgtgtgtgtttgtgtgtttgtgtgtgtttgtttgtgtgtgtgtgtgtttgtgttttgtgtgtgtgtgtgtgtttttgtttgtgtgtgtgtgtttgtgtgtgtgtttgtatgagtgtgtgtttgtgtgtgtttgtgtgtttgtttgtgtgtgtgtgtgtgtgtgtgtttgtgtatgtgtgtgtgtgtttgtctgtgtgtgtgtgtttgtgtgtgtgtgtgtgtttgtgtgtgtgtgtgtgtgtgtttgtgtgtgtgtgtgtgtgtgtttgtgtgtgtgtgtttgtgtgtgtgtgtgtttgtgttttgtgtgtgtgtgtgtttgtgtgtgtgtgtttgtgttttgtgtgtgtgtgtgtttgtgtgtgtgtgtgtgtgtttgtgtgtgtgtgtttgtgtgtgtgtttgtatgtgtgtgtgtttgtgtgtgtctgtgtgtgtttgtgtatgtgtgtgtgtttgtgtgtgtgtatgtgtgtgtgtgtgtgtgtttgtgtgtgtttgtgtgtgtgtgtgtttgtgttttgtgtgtgtgtgtgtttttgtgtttgtgtgtgtgtgtgtgtgtttgtgtgtgtgtttgtatgtgtgtgtgtttgtgtgtgtgtttgtgtgtgtgtgtgtgtctgtgtgtgtttgtgtatgtgtgtgtgtatgtgtgtgtgtgtgtgtttgtgtgtgtgtttgtgtttttgtgtttgtgtgtgtgtgtgtgtgtttgtgtgtgtgtgtgtgtgtgtgtgtttgtgtgtgtgtgtgtttgtgtgtgtgtgtttgtgtgtgtgtgttttgtgtgtgtgtgtgtttgtgtgtgtgtttgtgtgtgtgtttgtatgtgtgtgtgtttgtgtgtatgtgtgtgtgtgtgtgtgtttgtgtgtgtgtgtttgtgtgtgtgtgtgtgtgtttgtgtgtgtgttttgtgtgtgtgtttgtgttttgtgtgtgtgtgtgtgtttgtgtgtgtgtgtttgtgtgtttgtgtttgtgtgtgtgtgtgtttgtgtgtgtgtgtttgtgtgtgtgtgttttgtgtgtgtgtgtgtttgtgtgtgtgtttgtgtgtgtgtttgtatgtgtgtgtgtttgtgtgtgtgtgtatgtgtgtgtgtgtttgtgtgtgtgtgtttgtgtgtgtgtttgtgtgtgtgtttgtatgtgtgtgtgtttgtgtgtgtgtgtatgtgtgtgtgtgtttgtgtgtgtgtgtttgtgtgtgtgtgtgtgtgtttgtgtgtgtgttttgtgtgtgtgtgtttgtgttttgtgtgtgtgtgtgtttgtgtgtgtgtgtgtttgtgtgtgtgtgtgtgtttgtgtgtgtgtgtgtttgtgtgtgtgtttgtgtgtgtttgtgtgtgtgtgtttgtgtgtgtgtgtgtttgtgtatgtgtgtgtgtttgtgtgtgtgtgtgtgtttgtgtgtgtttgtgtgtgtgtgtgtgtttgtgtgtgtgtttttgtttgtgtgtgtgtgtttgtgtgtgtttgtgtgtttgtgtgtgtgtgtttgtgtgcgtgtgtgtttgtgttttgtgtgtgtgtgtgtttgtgtgtgtgtgtgtttgtgtgtgtgtgtgtgtttttgtttgtgtgtgtgtgtgtgtgtctgtgtgtgtgtgtgtttgtgtatgtgtgtgtgtttgtgtgtgtgtctgtgtgtgtgtgtgtgtgtgtttgtgtatgtgtgtgtgtttgtgtgtgtgtatgtgtgtgtgtgtgtttgtgtgtgtgtgtgtttgtgtgtgtgtgtttgtgtgtgtgtttgtatgtgtgtgtgtgtgtgtttgtatgtgtgtgtgtttgtatgtgtgtgtgtttgtgtgtgtttgtatgtgtgtgtgtttgtgtgtgtgtatgtgtgtgtgtttgtgtgtgtttgtgtgtgtgtgtgtttgtgtgtgtgtttgtgtgtgtgtttttgtgtttgtgtgtttgtgtgtgtgtgtgtgtgtttttgtgtttgtgtgtgtgtgtgtgtgtgtgtgtttgtgtttgtgtgtgtgtgtgtgtgtgtgtttgtgtgtatgtgtgtgtttgtgtgtgtgtatgtgtgtgtttgtgtgtgtgtgtgtttgtgtgtgtttgtgtttgtgtgtgtttgtgtttgtgtgtttgtgtttgtgtgtgtgtgtgtgtgtttttgtgtttgtgtgtttgtgtgtgtgtgtttgtgtgtgtgtgtgtgtttgtgtgtgtgtgtttgtgtgtgtttgtgtgtgtgtgtgtttgtgtgtgtttgtgtgtgtgtgtgtttgtgttttgtgtgtgtgtgtgtttgtgtgtgtgtttttgtttgtgtgtgtgtgtgtgtttgtgtgtgtgtttgtgtgtgtgtttgtgtgtgtgtttgtatgtgtgtgtgtttgtgtgtgtgtgtgtctgtgtgtgtttgtgtatgtgtgtgtgtttgtgtgtgtgtttgtatgtgtgtgtgtttgtgtgtgtgtgtatgtgtgtgtgtttgtgtgtgtgtgtgtctgtgtgtgtttgtgtatgtgtgtgtgtttgtgtgtgtttgtatgtgtgtgtgtgtttgtgtgtgtgtttgtgtgtgtgtgtatgtgtgtgtgtgtgtgtttgtgtgtgtgtgtgtgtttgtgtgtgtgtgtttgtgtttgtgtgtgtgtttgtgtttttgtgtttgtgtgtgtgtgtgtgtgtgtgtttgtgtgtgtgtgtgtgtgtttgtgttttgtgttttgtgtgtgtgtgtttgtgtgtgtgtgtttgtgttttgtgtgtgtgtgtgtttgtgttttgtgtgtgtgtgtttgtgtgtgtgtgtttgtgttttgtgtgtgtgtgtgtttgtgtgtgtgtgtgtttttgtttgtgtgtgtgtgtttgtgtgtgtttgtgtgtgtgtgtgtctgtgtgtgtttgtgtatgtgtgtgtgtatgtgtgtgtgtgtgtgtgtgtttgtgtgtgtgtttgtgtgtgtgtgtgtttgtgtgtgtgtgtgtttgtgtgtgtgtgtttgtgtgtgtgtgtgtgtgtgtgtgtttgtgttttgtgtgtgtttgtgtgtgtgtttgtgttttgtgtgtgtgtgtgtttgtgtgtgtgtgtttttgtttgtgtgtgtgtgtgtgtctgtgtgtgtgtgtgtttgtgtatgtgtgtgtgtttgtgtgtgtgtgtctgtgtgtgtgtttgtgtatgtgtgtgtgtttgtgtgtgtgtttttgtttgtgtgtgtgtgtgtttgtgtgtgtgtgtttgtgtgtgtgtttgtatgtgtgtgtttgtgtatgtgtgtgtgtgtgtttgtatgtgtgtgtgtgtgtgtgtttgtatgtgtgtgtgtttgtgtgtgtttgtatgtgtgtgtgtttgtgtgtgtgtttgtgtgtgtgtgtgtgtgtgtgtgtgtttttgtgtttgtgtgtgtgtgtgtttgtgtgtgtgtgtgtgtgtgtttttgtgtttgtgtgtgtgtgtgtttgtgtgtgtgtgtgtttgtgtgtgtgtgtttgtgtgtgtttgtgtgtttgtgtttgtgtgtgtttgtgtttgtgtgtttgtgtgtgtgtgtgtgtgtttttgtgtttgtgtgtgtgtgtttgtgtgtgtgtgtgtgtttgtgtgtgtgtgtgtttgtgtgtgtgtgtgtttgtgtatgtgtgtgtgtttgtgtgtgtgtgtgtgtgtgtgtttgtgtgtgtgtgtgtgtttgtgtgtgtttgtgtgtttgtgtgtgtgtgtgtttgtgtatgtgtgtgtgtttgtgtgtgtgtgtgtgtctgtgtgtgtgtgtgtgtgtttgtgtatgtgtgtgtgtttgtgtgtgtgtgtgtttttgtttgtgtgtgtgtgtttgtatgtgtgtgtttgtgtatgtgtgtgtgtgtgtgtttgtatgtgtgtgtgtgtgtgtgtgtttgtatgtgtgtgtgtttgtgtgtgtttgtatgtgtgtgtgtttgtgtgtgtgtatgtgtgtgtgtttgtatatgtgtgtgtgtgtgtgtgtttgtatgtgtgtgtgtttgtgtgtgtttgtatgtgtgtgtttgtgtgtgtgtatgtgtgtgtgtttgtgtgtgtgtgtgtgtgtttgtgtgtgtgtgtgtgtgtgtgtttgtgtgtgtgt is from Hemibagrus wyckioides isolate EC202008001 linkage group LG07, SWU_Hwy_1.0, whole genome shotgun sequence and encodes:
- the LOC131355697 gene encoding centrosomal protein of 135 kDa-like, which codes for MKKTITQMEEEKDEMKKTITQMEEEKDEMKKTITQMEEEKDEMKKTITQMEEEKDEMKKTLIYMEELLKVIAAEAVKNITGLDKENDRMKTIIIELQEEKDEMKMTLSQKEEIMKVTMAEAEEKHQKDVETIHQLEKEKSDLTEKVETLRETVEELGNQLTETHVQCDELTDDALAEAEEKHQTDETIAELEKAFRLLKL